The nucleotide sequence tataaatgataaatgaataagtaacaacatgtgcatcatttaagagtttggaagagTTTTAAgttattgaaatatattaaatgcatgccaatttgacaaaattcattattctgcagtagccaatatacgcatgtgcaaacaaattctattggatttagagcatggatTTATTctcaaagcgaaagaagcacgtaatattagaataaaaaatgtatgtttaccATATTTATAACCATTATCACATGAACTGCTATGTTCAACATGAACAGGTATATTGTCaagaacatgcatgaaataaatCTTACTGGAAAAAAATATAACCTTAATTGATAAGTCAAGTATAAGCACTATTCCAAAAACAAGATAACAATTGAAACAAGTTACAAATGTTAGCAGAAAAGTTTGTTTGCTCAATTTATATTCTAGCACTCAAAAACAAATCAATGTACCATAGTTTGTTTGATTTTCCATTGAAAAAGTGTGAGGTAtctacacttttttttttatatttaataaaagtttttCATCAAATAATGACTTCTGTATCCCTGTTCATTTTGTTTTAGTCTTGAAACTTTATTGGAATTTAACATGCGCAGATCGCATTTACTTCAAAATGTATACtccattgaaaaaaaatccaattgaaCATCCCCAAAAAGAAATTTACAATAATGAGTCGAACACCCTCGACGAATCTAGTGTCAACCTGTTATTGAAGTAGTCTTTATACTATGACATGTTGTTGGTAGACATGTTAAAATTAGACACCATTGGcaacaaattttgttttaatcatgttattattatcatgttttattcataaaaaataagatgtgatttgactaaaaatgaaacaactctcaaccagagaccaaattacGTAAAGGTTGACAAATCAAAGCCACCGTacagccttcgacaatgagcaagaCTGATACATAGTATGCTATAGAAGGCCCGAAAATATCAATGTAACTGTAATTCGAACGATTTTTTTACGTATTTTTGCTgagcatgtactgattttgtgtcatggatggataccctgtatcctttgtttttctgatatatattgtattgttttattcatTCCGAACCgaataaagtttttttattttatctattctTATCTTATTTATAACTGATATTCCAAAATGAAAATAGCGTCAGGTCATTGGTTTAATTTCCATCTTTAGATATTTATTTAAGCATTAAAAACGATTTTATGTTCGCTTTTACAAATATTACCCACAAAGCTTTAGATTCAGAAATGGCGTTAAGATTTAACAAagtcaaatatataaacaatttattaagatATAAAGTCTATAAAGGGAATTCTCTGTTTTGTACAAGAACTTCATTTATTGCAACATTTTCCGGCTGTGAAACAGCATACAATACAGCATTGGCTATGTCTGTTGGATCCAGAAGTTTTCCGGCTTGGTATGCGGTGTCTAAGTCTTTCGACTGAAAATACAATTAACGCTTTTATTAAGCTAGAACAAAATATTACGGCAAAACACACAAATTTATAATTACACTTCATATAACATTCGAACTGAACAGTATTCAATGTTTGTTTCTGAATCAATAGTAGAGACGTAGCTACTTTAACAAGTAAGCATGTAGACAACGCAGCAAAGTTAATTGATGGCGTCATAtgctaaaaaaaagtaatttgccAATATAATCCGTATACATATCATTTACTATGCACGGTCGGAATGACCTTTTAACCAGAACTCCTGACGTCTTTCGGGTTAAACAGGGTCACTAAAGCCGTGTAGATTGAATGATGTATACcaacttgcttggtcaataacaaACTTAAATTACATAACAGCAAAgtagaaattaaaatttattcaagataGTAGTTCAAGTAAGGACTAAAATAGAAATCTAAATGGACTTATGCTTGTCTTTATGTCGTTTCCTTTTGATCAAATGGATGTCTGTTTATCTTTGATTGATGGTTTTGGTCTCCTCATAGTATTCTCCCGGGTTTCTTTTCTACCATTTTATCACCATGAGTAGGGTTAGGCCTCCGTTGCGAAGGCTAGTAGATCGTTTCATTTGGATAAATTGAGAAACGTATCTTGTCTATTAACAAGTACCTTGCTTTGTCATTGCTTAAGATATAAAAGAAACGTGACTATTTAACTAAAAGTTACACTTTTCAATTAACATACCTGTGGATCGGGATGTGTCTTGTCTCTGTCTTCGACAGAAACATCTCCCGGCTGGATACACGTGACTCTTATTCCGAATTTACACACTTCCTGTCGTAACGTCTGGGAAAATCCTTCCACATAAAACTTAGTTCCTGTGTAAACTGCTAGACCCGGGTATCCCTGTATAAACAAGATTCTTGACTAGAACACAAGTGGTAATTAAACAAAAgtgcaaaatttcattttaagtaTGTCATGCGTTTATTTAATAGACAcactatttcaaaaattttgaccgtaccatttgtttttaattgcgtAAAATATAACATCGAGGATGTATTTAAACGTGTAATTTTAAGGCCGAAGTTTATGATAATAAAAGAACACAACCATAACAGTCTCATCATTTCCTCTTTCTTTCAAGTTTACATTTTCTAGGTTACTGGTTAGAAGAAAGAAAGTAGAGACCAACATGTGATATATGACATAAGGAAAATATGTGTATACTTAACTTTTTACCAGAATCAGATGACATATTGACTATATGACCGGAACGTTGTTTTATCATTCCATCAAGGACAGCCGCAGCACAATTGGTTAAACCCTgatattaaagaataaaatatcaGTATCTGTTAATTTGAAGGGACGAGCGTTATAAATTTGTCTATTCATGCAAAAAATAACAGATAATTCCGGTTCATGGAATACAAATACTTCTACAAGTCGTCAATTTTCTATTAACTCAAAAGTTATTCGATTTTTTGGCGAAACAGGAACTGCACACCCTTCGGGATCTCCTGAGCTATTCTCTGATTTTACGGGACATCCGTGTTGTTAAATCTTTGGTTCGTATGCAGTTATTGTATTTTTTCCtacttttttgtctgttttgacCATGGTATTGTCTCTGGTGCCTCTCTCCGATCTTCCGATTGCTGGATAGGTATCTTATCATTTTCCgggcgatttttttttatattttttaattcaattttgagCTGAAATCGacttaattattcaaaattaaaaacgtaattgttaaattatattaCCGACCAGCATTACAACTGTAATAAATTATCGTTGAATAAATAGTACAAGAAGCTAGGTTTATACTTAAAACGACAAATACCTGAAAActtaaattatttgttaattCAATCAATGTGTTTTGTTGTGTATGAACATATGCAATTAAGCCTTTCTTATTTTCTTACTTTGATGTTTACATCAATCTGTTCTTCCCAGAGATCTTCCATTTGGTTCTGCATTAGACTATAATACCACAACCCAGCATTATTTACCAAAATATCTACTGGACCTAATTTTGTTATTGTTTCATGAACTAACGCCTTAATCTGTAATAAAACGTGTGAACTATATTGGCCTTATAATCTAAATACAAATCTTACCGAGTCTAGATTACCATAATACAAAAGAATTTGCACAAAGTTGGAAGTTCTGTATTTCTAAATGATATTTAGGATCCATGAACCTAATATAAatcattcattatttttcatcaaattcaTCTAATTGCATCACCAACGAGATGTATGTCtgtaataaaaattgagaatggaaatggggaacgtgttaaagagacaacaacccgaccatagaacagacaacagcagaaggtaagACTAGTATACAGAATTGAATGAATTTTTATTCTCATCAACTAATGACATAGTTATAGAGACAATAAGTATATACAACAATATAATATGCAGTGAACTAGAAACAAAATAGCTGCCAAATTCACATTCCGGCTTCTCCATTGTCTATTTTATTCCAAAATAATATAGATATGGCAAAATGTTGCACCTAAGAGATCGATATTACCAATTTCACATTTTTAGAACAATCTTCTAAAAAGGGACTCTTTCCGTTGATGACACTCTGTAAATATATTATGACacatgaaaagttaaaaaaatatatttttgggtTGCTTATTGCTATGAAAGTTTTTCTTTAAGCAGACTCATACTCATTACTGGGCGTCAAACGATTGTCTAATTGTTTGACCTTTTTTATACCTGATCCCTTTTGGTAACATCCGTTTCTACACAAATAGATACTCCTCCATTTTCAGATATTTGTTTCGCTACTTCTTCTAGTTTGTCTTTTCTTCTGGCTGCTAAAGCCACTTTAACTCCTGCTTTCGCTAGAGCTATCCCTGTGGCCTTTCCTATTCCACTTGATGCACCTGTTACTATGGCCACCTTACCTACTAAACTGCTACCTTTCGAGGGtaagaaaataaaatagattATTTATTAGGGTTTTTCACATGCCATAAGCGACAAGTTTAAGCGTAATTAGATCTTATTTGGATACTAGAATAGTCGTCTGATCTGCATATTAATTAAGTGTCTTCTTTTTCCCCCGATTGTGACATTTCGACTGAATCTTGTTTCGCATGGCAGGTGATGTCTGTCTGAACAGCAGGAAATGTTTACCATGTCAACGTATTCTGATTCGTTCCTTTTTTAGTTCATGCGATTCCATCAGACATTGTTTTACCTTTATTGATCTTGATTTgcgtttttttcaaaagaaaggtGTAACTAAGGATATTTTTTTCAGCGACAAGTTTCTGTGCtttctaaataatttattaaatcattttaatacagataaactactgttgccttcaatCAGACATATTTAAAATCAACAGTGCACATGTCATCAATTAAACATTTTATACTTAAATTTTTCTATTATAATCAATATTCAATTATCTAAGGTTTCATTTGGTTAACACTtttgaaatacaataataaattatatttttatacgtTTGGTTATATTTCTCTCGAGTTACGTAATTAATTCCCTTAGTCCTCAACTATATCCTAGTTCAGCTACACTTTGTACTTTATATTTGAAAAGCCAGATTTTGAATTCTGCATGACTCGACACTAGAATATTGTATAGTAAGAATAACCTTCCTTTGAAGGGTAGTACGTGCTGTTAATTAAGCTGCAATTTAGAAGTTAAACTTTGTTGCTTTCTTATGATTACGGAAATGACTAattaaaaaccccaaaaaaactgTACTTACATTCAATTAAGAATCAAAAcgatttgttattttaaaatataaacaacagaATTTTGATTGTAAATGATAATAAAGTTGTCAGCATTAAATGGAAGATTCAAGATCTGTTTTTCAACACACGGTACGGATCAATATAATATCTGATTGTTTAGAACCAGAACAGATTAATAACAAATCCATGTAATGGTTTAATGGGCAATATGGACGCAAAATTTGGATGGTCGCATGAGAAACAGATGTgttgaaaataaacagaaattGTACTGCCTCGCAGTTAACAGAAGGTTGTTAGTTTTTTAATGTGCAAAAAGCCTTCTATCTCCGTATACACAAGGCATTATATTTAGAGTCTTTTGGACGTTGCAGACGGAATACTGGGTGTCTTTGGGGAACATTCATAGACGCTGAAGGCTTTATATGATTGTCAACGCATGTTAATGATAAATCGAACATGTtcaatatcaaatatttgaatGTGACTTGACCAAGTTGATTTGTGTGTATTTTAGCTAAATATAACAACATTAGATTTGTAGCTGTGTAAATTTTACCTGTACGATACCCTGTTTATGTTATTATACATGTTGATGTAGAGTGAAGCATTAAACTTATTAACAATTGCGCAATATCTCATATGACTTTGTGTGCATATTGTACTCAGTATAAAGTTTTCATACGCACTGTTGACCGCAGAGTAGGTAggtataagttaaaaaaaaaatgctgatctCACCTGAAGCCATGTTAACAATAGCGTATGGTACAATTGTTATCACGTGGTGTGTATGCAGCACGTTTGTGACATTTAATTGATTCTTCGCTTAAAACGGAATAAATTGTGTACAACCGAACTCAGTTATACAGAAAGAACGAATCGACAGTGTAGCTTTAATAATTTGATTTCTTATTGTATTATAggttaaggtttatgaccccttctgtagccaattttgtacgaacttttcaaactttttGTATCGAAACTACatttataatgaataatagagataggccattttgaacatataccaagaggaaacttgatgcaaagcattattatttactgcttcattacatttaatagaaaaagagtactttgtggcaaataaaccaagatttttatagaaaatccacagtctataatacagagatttttgttctaatatttgaaacatagattgctttcaactcgactcctcgacgtagacgcagtcatggtcatcgtcattatacatcaccttctctgcatgatgtatctattaataacttgctgccatttatacaaaagccgttaggtattcatcacattcgcacgaaactttattcattaccaaacttcattctctgttcaatttatgtttggaatccactgttataaaccctcattcaaacctaTACAAAATTACAGCCATAATTTctgatattgcaagtcacagacttttcaagccagtccgcgttggcaaagatgaaaaagagaaaagatctttccttaatctttcctttgccaacaaaggtatcgatggcgtcaacttaggcaatatccttcatcataaattagttcaatcgaaaatacctccttatttcaaagaccagtctgtaccaatcatttcttatacctataccaaacctattgcaactaaaattttcaattacaaagttaacacgttttgcaggatctcgatattgacgacttcaagtctaaacctcccgattgcacttgtgctagttcccaattcacatataatcccgctggccacgttattaccggtgacctcaacattgttaataacacttctctacgaaatgtgttatcgaaaggtccgaaatatcgtgagcctaaatccatcaattggaaattcaactttaaaatttttttttttttttttttcaagtaaaatatcttttaaaattttgatggattcagttgaggattatgccaggcaatgggctaagcgcgagaaggaagacgtggacactctttccgaatggattaaggcagtgaggtcgttgatacaaatcagaattaagaaacggaatgggtctatcaatgcccatgctacgtcaatctttaaagacccaaatgttgcaaaacacctatcctacctccatgacaaatatgttgttgtccccgcagataaagccccaaacaacatcgtttttgtatgtaaaactcattacattaactgcttgataaacgaattaggtattgacaattcacttggaaactcaacatataccctcacgacacttaccaaagtggaaatcctggataatcataggtctgttctgtgttcctttggaatttcaaccaaagatgaagaactggatctgccatcactgtattggatacctaaactacataagtgtccttacaaacaacggtatattgctgggtcttccaagtgctccacgaaacctctttctaaattattaacatctattttatcagcaatcaaagacgggcttcaaagttatcgTGAAattgcctattctagagggggcgtgaatcagatgtggatacttaaaaattccaaagatcttttagagtacatacaatctaactctctttcatcttataacagtattaaaacatttgacttttctactctgtacactagtattccacattccaaactaagacaaatcgaaagagttggtattgctttgcttcgtaaaaaagaatggccaacgaagatacaagtatcttgtcttagggagggataaatcctactttgtaaaggatcactctgattcgaacaaaaaattctctaaaactgatattatcaagatgcttgatttcttgattgacaacatatttgttacgttcgaaggacgtgtttttcaacagactgtcggcattccaatgggaacaaactgtgcccctctactttccgacttgtttctttattataatgaggctgacttcatgcaggaacttcttaggaagaaagataagaagttagccctatcctttaactctacttttcgctatatagatgatgttctttcactaaataattcaaaatttggtgactatgtggaacgcatctatccaatcgagcttgagataaaggatactacagatacagttaagtcggcctcatatcttgacttacatctagaaattgacaatgagggtcggttgaaaacaaaactttacgacaaaagagatgatttcagctttccaattgtgaactttccatttctaagtagcaacattccagcagcacctgcatacggggtatatatctcccaattgatacgatattcccgtgcttgcatttcctatcatgattttcttgatagagggttgctgctcacaaggaagctattaaaccaagagttccaaatggtgaagttgaaatcatcccttcgtaaattttacggacgccatcacgagttggttgaccgttatggaataaccgtatcacaaatgatatcggatatgttccttacgtcgtaactacaatccccttccctttcctgaatgtgacctaccgaattagactatttaccggatttgttatcacataagcaacacgacgggtgccgcatgtggagcaggatctgcttacccttccggagcacctgagatcacccctagttttttggtggggttcgtgttgtttattctttagttttctatgttgtgtcgtgtgtgctgttgtttgtttgtctttttcatttttagccatggcgttgtcagtttgttttagatttatgagtttgactgtccctttggtatctttcgtccctcttttactcacttgcttttctatgatgtgctagtgtttattttttacaaaaagttctaaccaacctgtaaattccaaaatacctcgtgatgagtcactaaagtcaagcgcaccctaaaaggtgtacatgatttggtccatatttttatttgttttaaccaataactacattaataaatttgttttaggGAAATCAAtactagcactgcatgcaataatcctatatctatcagccatcaaattgccaaatatgagagtacaaggataaaagctgtggattttctataaaatttccatatgcttagacgttacgcgcgatgttcgtacatgtaagcgtaacacaacgtcgcgaATATTTTGTAACGTTCAAACCGAAAATTCAACTGAACTGTTTTTGAGCaagtgcgacattcttgtaagactccgcaaaatctacggtgctttttaactacttatcgaaaattgatgtattttagttttttgaaaatttaagaaaaataacattttaaaaaatcataaaattctaccattataagagcagtgataagcaaacaattgacgtaaatttgAGTTGAGTTCAATTTACGTCAAAAAATGGTGGTGCGACAAACTTGTAAGCCTTTGAAGAATCCCAATTTTTTTCCCGCGGGACGTATTTGCCCTTGTAGTATGGAACGCgggttttttttctatgacgtcatcataacgtcataaaaaatgcataaaagacTGAAGGAACCATTCTGTTTAATAATGGAAAAAacagtttttcaaaatattaaatagttttgacGAAAATCATAGTTAAatggttacaataaatgaaatatgttacgcgggacaaCCTAAAAATCGCCGAATTTTAAAAATGAAGCTTGTCGCATGTAGCATGAAACatagtttcaacaattatttttttcgtttttattttaaaaatcgttattttttaaaatacgtatAATAGCAATGAACATGATAtcacacaattatatattttggatCTGCATCTTGCCAACTATACCGAAtttccaatgaggtacgaacatcgcgcgtaacgtcatagcattgaatcaacacaagggtacataatccttaaccAGACGACGAAACAGATGTCATTGTACCAGAACCATATAATACCGGTTATCGACAAAATATATTCCCAAAAAGTTTCAAACAATTGTTTGTCTGCTTTTCCGATTGCCATTTTAAAacagtaagataaaaaaaaaggaaactcAAACGAAGATTCAAACTGGAAAGTgctttatcaaattgcaaaatcaaaactCAATCGAagggaaaacaactgtcaaattcctgatcaggtacaggcatttccttatgatAAATATGATGGTTTAAACCTGTTTTCATtactagctaaacttctcactagTGTGACAGTCGCATAACATTCCATTATATGGACatcaatgtgtaaacaaaacaaccaTATATGATCGGTATACATGTCAAAACAGGAGAAcagcaggcattttcttatgtagaaaatggtggtttaatcCTGGTTTTTTAGCTAGCTGAACCTCccgcttgtatgacagtcgcatcaaattccattctattgtcaacgatgtgtgaacaaaagaaacagacataataagtgaAATGTAAAAATAGGgatatagcagtcaacattgtgtaattatgtcaaacacaataaaaacaaacaaatatacaaacaaacatcTACCATGGTACAATAACataataacgggatgtataaatacagagccTAGTCATAattaacaaagaaacacataaaggtatatagacaaagcatattagcaaaaataaaagacaggaataataaatatattatagaataataacacaatgatgggatgtataagCACGGAGCCACGTCATATGAATTAAAGAAACTCAAAATGACATACAGACAAAGCATGTTAGCAAACAtttaagacaagaatacacaaattatcATAGAGCATTAACCCAATgccgggatgtataagtacagagtcacacCATATATATCAAAAAGTCATATAGGCAAGTATATtcgcaaaaatgaaagacaagaatacaaaacgtatcatagaacaataacgcaatgacgggatgtacaggGCCACATCAAATGATTACCAccaaaaaacagactaaacaataaaattaatagtcataaagaaaaataacacgtgataaaggtgtaataccatcaTTGATTTTCCCGTATTAGTCtgtgttaaatttgcacttttcataAAAATgagcagaatttatctttgtttcaaataaagaaacatttggcatgagtaaagttttatcctgtccagtactatagaaaaaaagtcgcataacatttcattgcatataagaaaataaccatcacttgAAGTCAACCAATTACACTTTCACCTCTATTTAATCTGTATACAaggtttagtaaccatgtaacctcaagttttcaaaataccggatgtgacgtaccatgatttggtgatATTATACCTAAACAACGTAAGTACCCATAATCTGTACTAGAGACCATCGTGTTTTAtatgtgaagttgatacggaatatttatcaacaagatttATACATGTTGGTTCTTGTGagttacatattattttattactaatgcaatgaaaattaaatgtttctaACATCTGTCCATCTTATATGAAAATATCCTGCAAGACAAAAATAATATcggaacgatttttttttatactttcttgAAATATAAAATCAGTTCCTTCAAAGGATCAAACATATTATGAAGCCCTGTTTGTTTCATAACCAGATAGTTACATCATCAGACATGATTTCTTATCGAACTCATTAGAATTCATTGTATGACTCGCTAGAAATAacacattgttttgtttatttattttttaaaaacaaatgcacaATAAAGGCTgtagtagtatatcgctgttcaaatgtcataaatctattgagagaaaaaaatccaggttacaaactaaaacaaaagttTGATATCTACACGTTCAAAGGAGAACCGAAGCATGCAGCAAAAGTGGTTCATACGAAAATGGTATACTAGCAATTGCCAGAACAAGTCAAGGCAAAACATAGTGTTACAAATGACAAAACCGACAATGAATGtgcatattttgaaattaatcagACTAGAAGactattggctagaggtatagggggagggttgagatctcataaacatgtttaaccccgccgcatttttgcgcctgtcccaagtcaggagcctctggcttttgttagtcttgtatttttttaattttagtttcttgtgtacaattcggaaatacgtatggcgttcattatcactgaactagtatatatttgtttaggggccagctgaaggacgcctccgggtgcgggaatgtctcgctacattgaagacctgttggtgaccttctgctgttgtttttttttatggtcgggttgttggctctttgacacattccccatttccattctcaattttagttttgttttattatatgcaCTGTGCAACAACGTCTTGATTGACAAGCAAAATACAATGCCTAAGCATTCGATGTTAATTCCGTAGAAATAAATAATGGTCAAAATGAAGACCGATATGAACGGATAGTGAATCTTCAC is from Mytilus galloprovincialis chromosome 6, xbMytGall1.hap1.1, whole genome shotgun sequence and encodes:
- the LOC143079027 gene encoding putative oxidoreductase SSP0419 — translated: MASGSSLVGKVAIVTGASSGIGKATGIALAKAGVKVALAARRKDKLEEVAKQISENGGVSICVETDVTKRDQIKALVHETITKLGPVDILVNNAGLWYYSLMQNQMEDLWEEQIDVNIKGLTNCAAAVLDGMIKQRSGHIVNMSSDSGKKGYPGLAVYTGTKFYVEGFSQTLRQEVCKFGIRVTCIQPGDVSVEDRDKTHPDPQSKDLDTAYQAGKLLDPTDIANAVLYAVSQPENVAINEVLVQNREFPL